A section of the Limosilactobacillus reuteri genome encodes:
- a CDS encoding transposase, producing MTKYSSEFKVKLVNEYFDRQISILGLSKKYGMPSKSPIYRWVHEAEANGLNYLITKKSHKEYSQDFKLSVIEYHKLHEISRLDTAIYFKISPSQVNSWIYRYNHYGVIGLRRRPEGDDR from the coding sequence ATGACCAAATACTCTTCAGAATTCAAAGTTAAATTAGTAAATGAATATTTTGATAGACAAATTTCTATACTTGGATTATCGAAAAAATATGGAATGCCTAGTAAATCACCGATTTATCGCTGGGTCCATGAAGCGGAAGCAAATGGACTTAATTATTTGATAACCAAAAAATCCCATAAAGAATATTCTCAAGATTTCAAATTATCCGTGATAGAATATCATAAACTACATGAGATCAGTCGCCTTGATACTGCAATTTATTTCAAAATATCACCTAGCCAGGTTAATTCATGGATATATAGATACAATCACTACGGTGTTATTGGATTAAGGCGTCGTCCAGAGGGAGACGACCGTTAA